In one window of Amblyomma americanum isolate KBUSLIRL-KWMA chromosome 9, ASM5285725v1, whole genome shotgun sequence DNA:
- the LOC144103956 gene encoding DNA repair protein RAD51 homolog 4-like has product MTILRVGLCAELTASVVEKLRGAGIRTVLDYLSSERESIAERTGLPYSDVIRVRRSLQAVYCPKLRTGNELYEQLLESTAIFSTGSTNVDDAIGGGIYTGRITEIVGASNSGKTQLCHSLAANVALASHFGVLYVDTLCCFSADRLRQIIAASRKAGGDYVKTETAALAKIRHVIACDLLEVVQVVDQVRDTLSSGSSALSDVKMAVIDSLTAAASPVLTGDQYVGGLSLLSHLCITLQHLAARFRIAVVVTNDFVAGEAGLMKPALGKYWEDVPSLSLELRLLGDLLDAGETRELRVVKSSDHSALGRTLRFRIAFKGITTAGVTSSSGANSAAASSFNR; this is encoded by the coding sequence ATGACAATACTTCGCGTCGGACTTTGTGCCGAGCTAACAGCATCGGTCGTCGAGAAGCTGCGAGGTGCGGGCATAAGAACCGTACTCGACTACCTGTCATCCGAGCGTGAATCCATCGCCGAACGAACAGGCCTGCCATACAGCGATGTGATTCGAGTACGGCGCTCGCTGCAAGCTGTCTACTGCCCAAAGTTGCGCACTGGAAATGAGTTGTACGAGCAGCTTCTTGAGAGCACGGCCATCTTTAGTACTGGAAGCACCAACGTCGACGACGCAATTGGAGGCGGTATCTACACCGGCCGCATCACCGAAATCGTCGGCGCCAGCAACAGTGGCAAGACGCAACTCTGCCACAGCCTCGCCGCCAACGTCGCCCTGGCCAGTCACTTCGGTGTGCTCTACGTCGACACCCTGTGCTGCTTTTCAGCCGACAGGCTGCGACAGATCATCGCGGCGTCGCGCAAAGCGGGCGGCGATTACGTCAAAACCGAAACCGCCGCGCTCGCGAAGATAAGGCACGTCATCGCTTGCGACCTTCTGGAGGTCGTTCAGGTCGTCGACCAAGTGCGCGATACTCTGTCGTCTGGCTCTTCCGCTCTGTCGGACGTGAAGATGGCGGTCATCGACTCTCTAACAGCCGCCGCATCACCGGTCTTGACCGGCGACCAGTACGTCGGTGGGTTGTCCCTGCTCTCGCATTTATGCATTACCTTGCAGCACCTGGCGGCGAGGTTCAGGATCGCCGTGGTGGTCACCAACGACTTCGTGGCCGGGGAAGCCGGACTCATGAAACCGGCCCTGGGGAAGTACTGGGAGGACGTGCCCTCGCTTTCGCTAGAACTGCGCCTTCTGGGCGACCTGTTGGACGCCGGTGAAACGCGGGAGCTGAGGGTGGTCAAGAGCAGCGACCACAGTGCCCTCGGTAGGACACTGAGGTTCAGGATTGCCTTCAAGGGGATCACTACTGCTGGGGTGACGTCGAGTTCGGGTGCGAAcagtgctgctgcttcttcttttaACCGGTGA